The genomic interval AACAAGTTATGGATATTGAGATACTAGAATTATTGGAAAATAAAAAGCTTAAGCTAACAGAGAATTACATTTTTGTTCACGTAGTTATTAACAATAAACAACGAATTCAATGTTATGACTTAGATGGTAATTTACAATCAGAATATACCAACTCTAATCAATTTAGTTTATTAACATATGATGATAATTTTGTTTATTTCTTAGAACATGAACTAAAGTACGACCCAAAACCTTATATGGTAAGTACTATTAATCGCTTGGATAATTTGGGTAATAAGGAGACGTTACCTAAATCATATGATAAGCTTAAGATTATGAAACACTATCAAGATGGTAGTATCTTGCTTTCCTATGAAGATCCAGATTTAAACTACTTAAAGTTAACAAGTGATGGTCAGGTTGTCTATGATAAAAAAATGGTTAATGAAGTTGATAATTCAAATTTCTTCTTCATTACTCAATTGATACCTAAGGATCAAGGAGTTATGTATCACTATCAAAAATCAGTTGGGAGCCTAATCGGAAAATTAGATGCTAATGGTGATAAAGAATGGGAAATCCAAGCACAATTAGATAGCTATTATTTAATGGATGGGATAAATGATGATATTTATATCTTCTATGATGAACCAGAAAGTAATATAGAATTTGCGCATCATAATAGTCAAGGAGAATTAATCAATAGTATAACACTTAATGGTAATATTGAATCGATTCAAAATTTTAAAGTATTAGAAAATGGCAATATTGTTTACACTTTACTAGGTCTTGATAAGGAGTATTTAGTAATTTTATCACCTAGTGGTCAGACACTTTATAATCAAGAGTTAAAAGGGTATATCTATAATAACTTCGGTGATCATAAAACTTTCTTTACTATTAATGATAAAGGTGAACAAGAACAAGTTACTTTAAAATACGATGCTATTGGTTTTATCAGTTTTCAAAGTAATTATTATTATTAAAATAAATTTTATAAAGTATTAATAAACCATACACTGTTTTTGCCTCTTGATTAACAAGGATTACTATTTTCTACATAATCCATATCATTTGTAAAAAAATGGTAATATATTTAACTATAAAGTAGATTTATTAAAGTCTTTGATTTATAATGAAATCAAGGACTTTTTTATGCAAAAATTGACAATTTCAGATAATGAAATTAGATACTGGTTTTGTAGTAATTATTCTAAAAATAGTCTTGATATAATATTTAATTTACAGGGGGAATATATGATGAAAAATAGTCTTAGAAGTTTAAGTTTTATCGTTATGGTTTTCTTGATTTTATTAATAACAGGGTGTAGTCTAATTGATAAAAATAATAAAGAAGACACAAGCGAAGTTAATACAGATTATAATACAAACGAAACTAATACAACTACAGATACTGATGAAGAAACAAAACTAATTAATAAATCTAAAAAATTGTATACTAAGGATATTGCATCTGAATATGTTATTAATGCAAAAACATTAGATACTTACAAATATAAAAATGATCAAGCTGTATCATATGTAAATATTTCTGAGTTTATTAAGTTTATGGATGGTGGAATTATCGATTTAAATATTACTAAAAGTGACGTAATGACAATTTCCTATACGTTTGATGTTCCAAGTGAATACCAACAAATCTATGGTGAAACATATTCATATGAAATGACTATAGATGCTGAAAATGAAGTCATATCATATAATGACTTTGATATGGTATCCAGTATAAATGCTCCAATGTTAACTCAATATAAAACTGAGTTAGTTGTTTCTGATATAGATTTAATAGAGGATGATCCTTCAGTAGAGATTGACTTAAAACTATATAATCTGGATATAGTACTTTTTGAAGATGGATATTATATCCCTTTATATCTCGCAAATTTATTTTTTACAGGATCATATATTAATGTTTATGAAATGAGTAATAACATTTATGTTATAGATGACTTTTCTGATTTTAATATGTTATTTAATGCTTTTAGGAATGATCGTACTAAAAAAGTTTCTGATATAAGTTCTCATACAAAGAATTATTTAGCTCTATACTTTGATTACTTTTATGGTTTAAAAGACTATAAAAATATTGAAACCTATAGAACTGTTTTAGATGATTATGACTTTGAAAAAAATACTTTTAAGTCACTACATAAAGAACTAGAAAGCTTTATCAAAAGTCAAAATGATTTACATACTGCGTTAATTTCAACTGGTTATTTAGATAAATTTTTTAGACCAAGTAGCACTCAAAGTAATAAATTATCTAACTATGTGACAGCTTACACTAACAATCAATGTATATTGAGAAAATCTGAGTTAGATTATAAGAATTATGGAGATACATTCGTGATTGAATTAAATCAATTTACACTAGACACTAAAGATCTTTTAAAACCAGCTATGGAAGAAGCAAAAAAATATGATGATATTGTTATTGATGTAAGTTGTAATCCAGGTGGTAATTTAATAGGTGTTGTTGAATTACTTAGTTACATGACAGATGAGAAAATACCTGTTTCCTATATAAATCCAGCAACAGGTGGAAAATTTATTGAATATTATGAAACAACAAACAATGTTTTTCTAGATAAAAATTTCTATGTTTACACATCGCCTGCAACTTTTAGTGCAGCTAATTTATTTACATCTATCGTAAAAGATCAAGAATTAGCAATAATTTTTGGGGAAAAAACAAGTGGCGGAGCCTCTGCGATTACCTATACAGTTTTACCTGATGGTGCATTAATTGTCAATTCAAGTAATTTGACTTTAATTAACAAAAATGATGAAGTAATTGAAGATGGAATAGATGTTGATATAAATTATAATAACCAATTCGATTGGTATGACTTGATTGGTGATTTAAATAATATGCTTCCATCATCATAAAACACAAAGATTAAAATATTGGGTTTGAATTTCTTAATTACACAACAAGAAATGTAATAACACATCACAGAAACTATGGAGGACTAGGAGGGTGTTATATCGGTTCAGTAAAAATTAGTTATTCAGGAATTTTGATGTCGTATTGTAGAATATTATGTATTTCTAAATGGAAAACCTTTTGAAAAGTACAAAACAATTTTAGAAGTATATTATATTGATTTTTTGTTTAATATTTAACAAAAATACTGATCAGTGATGATATCCTATCAGCTAATCAAAAAACGATAATATATTTAAATATAAAGTAGATTTATAAAAGTCGTTGACTTTCTAATGAAATCAAGGACTTTTCTGTGCATAAGATAATAATTTTAACAATATTCATGATATTATATTTTAATAATTTACAAGGTGGGAAAATATTTTGAAAAATAGTGTGAGAAGTTTAGGTCGAATAGTATTGGTAGTATTTATTTTTTTACTTTCAGGGTGTAGTTTGATTTATAAAACTAATACTGAAGAAACAAAGGTAGTAGATGTGACTACTGAAGACACAAAGGTAGATGATACAACTACAGAAGTTACAACAACAGAAACTGAGATTGTGGAAACAAAATTAATTTCAAAATCTAAAGAATTGACTGCTATTGATATTGCTTCTGAATATGTTATTAAGGCTAAGAAATTAGCAACATATACACATAAAGATGATTTAGCTGTTTCATATGTTAATATTTCTGAGTTCATTAAGTTTATGGATGGTGGAATTGTTGATTTAAACATATCTAAAAATGAGATTATGACAATTTCATATACTTTCGATATTCCAAGTGAACTTCAACCAAATTATGATATAACTTATACCTATGAAATGACGATAGATGCTGAAAATGAAGTCATCTCATATAATGACTTTGATATGGTCTCAAATTTAAATGTTCCTATGTTATCTCAATATGAAACTGATTTAATTATTTCTGATATAGAAGTATTTGATGATGATCCTTCAGTTGAGATTAACTTAGCATTATATAATATGGATATCGTTCTTTTTGAAGATGGATATTATATCCCTTTATACCTTGCAAATTTGTTTTTCACAGGAGCAACTATTAATGTATATGAAATGAATGATTATATTTATATAATAGATGACTTTTCTGATTTAAATGAGTTATTTGACGCTTTTGAGATAGATAACAGTAAAAATGTTTCTGATATAAGTCTTTATACGAAGAATTATTTAGCACTATATTTTGATTACTTTTATGGTTTAAAAGACTATAAAAATATTGAAACCTATAGAACTGTTTTAGATGATTATGACTTTGAAGAAAAAGATTCTTTTAATGAGTTATTCAATGAACTTGAAAGATTTATCATTAAGCAAAATGATTTACATACTTCATTAATTTCAGCGGGATATTTGGGTGAAGATTACACACCAATAAAGCCTAAAAGTAATAAACTATCAAAATACATAACAGCTTACAAAAACAACCAATGTTATTTGAGAGAATCTGAGATATCTTATAGATCTTATGAAAATATATTTGTTATTGAAGTAAATCAATTTACACTAGACACTAAAGATCTTTTAAAACCAGCGATGGAAGAAGCAAAAAAATATGATGATATTATTATTGATGTAAGGTGTAATCCAGGTGGTAATTTAATTGGTGTTGTTGAATTACTTAGTTATATGACAGATGAGAAGATACCTGTATCATATATAAATCCAGCAACAGGTGGGAAAATTATTGAATATTATGATACAACTAACAATGTTTTTTTAGATAAAAATTTCTATGTTTACACATCTCCTGCAACCTTTAGTGCTGCTAATTTATTTACATCAATTGTTAAAGATCAAGGGTTAGGTATAGTATTTGGTGGAAAGACAAGTGGGGGAGCCTCTGCGATTATTTATACAGTTTTACCTGATGGCGCACTAATTGTTAATTCAAGTAATTTCACTTTAATAAACAAAGATGGTGAAGTAATTGAAGATGGAATTGATGTTGATTTAAATTACAGTTATCCAATAAGATGGTATGACTTGATTGATGATCTAACTAATATCTTTGTTGACTCTTCAGAAGTTGTAGTTTATAAAAATACTGGGAAGAATTCTGTTGCTTATGATTTTGACATAGACAGAAGTTTAAATGGTTTTGATGTAATCAACTATATACTGTCAGTATATGACTATGAAACAAATGAATTATTACATAATGTGCTATTCACATCTGATGATTTTACATACAATATGTCTAAGGGAGAAGGTAATGTTGCCTATAAAGTTGAAGTTTCTGTTGAGTATAATATTACGAATCGTGAAATAGAAAAGGAAGAAATAATTTTTACTGATATTATTGATGACCATTCAAATACTTTTGATTTATATGCTACTGAAATTCCAATAGGTGAGAAATTTTATGCTTATTCCTACGGTGTTGATGATAAAGATGCATTTAAGTTTACAGTTTCTGAAAGTGGTTTATATAGAATTGAATTAAATGAAAATAAACTATATAGTCATAGTATATTTGATGAAAAGGGTAATTTAATTGGAGAGGGATGTGATTTTCAATTAGAACCAGGTGTTTATTATTTAGTGGCATCTATTCATGATGTTGGAGATTATTCTATACAAGTTAGAAAACGTATAATTAGTTAGATGTAAGATAAATAAGTTGCTAGTGAACAAATACATGATGTAAATTAATAATTTATGAATTTATTAAAAAATTTATATGAGGGGGATATTATATGTTAAACAAATCTTATCAAAAAATATTATCAATGAGTTTAGAAAAAAATATTTGGTTCTTATTATTAGGAACATTTTTATTGCCACTATCTAGTATTGTCATCTTAATATTAAAAGTTATTTATATTCTAAAAGTTGAGAATGATGAAAGTTCACATAGATGGATTTCTATAGATCCAAGTTCATCAATATTTTATATTGCATTATCACTAGTTCTTGTGATTTTATGGGGACTTATTAAAATGAATCTAAATAAACAAAAGGAAGCTTCATCAACATTTTTACATAGTCTGTTTAAAGTTATGTTGCTGGTTAATGTATTTTCATTTATAATAAAAATCTCTAATTTTTTACATTTCCATTTTGAAACATCTTTTAAGATGATGGGATTTAAGCGTTTATTCTTCCAATTGACTGACTTAGTTTGGTATCTTTATATAATAATATTTTTAATCGTTCTTGTTAGAAGCTATTCAAAAAAATATTCAATTGCAACATTATTAGTATTAAAAGAAATTGGTATAGTAACTTCAGCAATATATGTAATCACTAATATCATAATACCAGTTGCTGAGTTTAAGTTCATCAATTTTTCTAATGATCAACTGTTTTTCTATTTTGAATTAGAAAGTATTATTTCAATATTAATTTCGATACCACTATCTATTATCTGGATACTATGGATAAATAAATATGTTTATTTTCATAATATATTTATTAATGAGGATGAGGATATATCTATAGAACCTGATAAATCATCTATTTTTACTGATAACCAAAGATATTTAAATAATAGTTTAAGTAAATATGGAATTATCGCAATCGCTACTGGTGCTATCACATTAAGATTTGGTGTTATTATCTATCTATTGATACAATTACTAAAAAAACATTCTTCTTATACACATAGCATTTTTTATACCTTGAATAAACTTCTAATTGATCCATGTATGATGATCTTATTTTTTGAGATGATTATTTATATATGGATAACAATTCTTGTTTTCTTTAGTAAAAAGAAACTTACATTGACTCCATTAATAACTCTTTTCATTCTCTATTGTCATTCATTGTTAGTTTCTATTATTACATTTCTTTATATTCGCCTAAGATATATGAATTATTCATCATTAGATAGCCCATATAAATACCTTTACATTCAACTTATACTATTCTTATTCTACACAGGCTTTATAGGGATATTGGTTTGGCGTTATCACACTTATATTAAACCACGAGTAATGAAGATAGCTTGTGTTAGTTTTGTTATTACATTACTTGCTAACTTAATTTTTTCTATAACCACTCATCAAAATACTAATATGGGGATAGTTAATAATTTAATGAACTTACCTGGATTCAATATGAGTATAGTTATCGTTTCAATATCAAATGTAGTTATATTTTTATTTTGGATAGTATTTGTCATCTTCTATTATCGTGAAATTAATCTTAATAAGGATATTACTAATGAATCGGATACTCTAGGTAGTAGTGTTCCTTCAGAGTAAATTGAATATAACTTATAATCATAGAACAGATGTAGTTTAAGTGGTAATACACATCAAGTAGTGAGATAAAAGGAGTGTATATTATGAAGGCTCTAATAACAAAAAATACGATAAAGCATGATTTAAAGCAACTTGGGGTATGTCCTAATGATGTTTTAATTGTACATTCTTCACTAAAAAATATAGGTAATGTTGTAGGGGGTCCCGTATCTATTATCTTAGCTTTAGAAGAGATAATATCAGAACAAGGAACTTTGGTAATGCCTACATTTACTGAAAATTTATGTCTTCCTGATGATGAAAATGTCACAAAAGAAGAATTAGGTATAATCAAAGAAAATATGCCAATATTTCATAAGGATTTAACGCCTGTAGATAAAGTTAATGGATTTCTTACTGAAGTATTTAGAAAACAAGATGGGGTTTTTAGAAGCAATCATCCGCACTTATCCTTTGCATCTTGGGGAAAATTCGCTAAAGAAGTAGTTGAAAATCACAATTTTGATTATGCTATGGGTGAAGATTCGCCACTTGGTAAGATATATAAACTGAATGGAAAAGTCTTACTTTTAGGATCACCTAAAGATGCTGTAACAGCTTTACATTTATCAGAGTATAGTGTTAAAAAATTATATAATCCAGGAAAAAAATGGCAAGCAAAGGTTTTAAAGGATAATAGGGAGCAATGGATTGAGTATACAGATGTTGATAATAACAGTGATTATTTTCCAGATTTAATTGATAACTATATATTGAAAAACAATAACTATAAATATGGAAAAGTAGGTAATGCAGACTGCTTTTTGTTCCCTTTGGTAAGTTTGATTGATTTTGGGAAATTATGGCTTGAAAAAAATCGATAAAAGAGTATCATATTAAATATACTTATGTGAATAAATTGAGATAATGTAATGGAATAGAATTAAAACAAGAACAACTCAAATGGAATTTTAAATAAAAAGCATTTATTATATTAGGTAAAAAAATCAGCGAGCAACTCTTTCGCTGATTTTTATGATTATCTAATATTAATTACCTGACCTGCTTCTAAGAATTGTGGATTTAGTTCGATTAAACTTTTTAAATTTAAATTAAACTTTTTTAATATTGTATCTAATGTATCACCTTGTTGAATAGTGTATGTTTTAGCTAATGGAATATTTATATTTTGATTAGGAGCTAATAATAATGAATTAAAATCATTATAAGATTTAATCATTTCGGGTGTTACACCATAAGTTTGTGCAATGCTATTAAAACTATCATTTTTCTTTGTAGTATATGGAAAAAGTTGCATACCGTTAGGTGCTTGAGTAGGAATGAGTAAAACCTGACCTGGATAGATAGTTGTTGAATCTAAATTATTGTATGTAATAATATCATTGGGTGTTATATTATATTTTTGAGCGATTTGATATAAATTATCTCCTGACATTACAACATATTCTTCAGCTTGGTTTTGATTATACCGCTGATTGTTATACATAGATTCCCCCCTTAATTTCTTATATATTATCTTATGATTTTAGTTTATTTTTGCTTAGGCATTTGAGGAGGAACCCTTTAATTTAATAACAACAAAATCTTATAAAAATACATAAATTGTTTTTTGATGTTAGATGTTATAATTTTCTTATAATTGATTGTATTAACTGAGTAAATTTACTTTTTACCATATTAGCTACTTCTATTACTTCATCATGACATAATGGTTTATCTAAAATACCACAAGCCATATTAGTTAAACAAGATATTCCAATGACTTTTAATCCAGCATGAGTAGCTACTATAGCTTCTGGGACAGTTGACATACCAACTGCATCGGCACCCAATACTCTTATCATTCGTATTTCAGCTGGAGTTTCATACGTAGGACCACTCCACCAAGCATAAACACCTTGTTGAATCGGAATATGTTCCTCTTTTGCTATATTCTGAACAAGTTGTCTTAAATCTTTATCGTAGACATTAGATAAATCAGGAAATCTTGGTCCTAAATAATCATTATTTTTTCCAATCAATGGATTTGTTCCAACCAAGTTTATATGATCAGAGATTAACATTAAATCCCCAGGTTTGAAATCTGTATTTACAGCTCCACATGAATTAGTGATTATTAAATGGGAAACACCTAGTTCTTTCATAACTCGAACTGGAAATGACACCTCATCTAATGAATAGCCTTCGTAATAATGAAATCGTCCTTTCATTGCGATAACAGTTTTATCTTTAAACTTACCAATCACAAGTTCATTAGCATGCCCAATCGCAGCTGATTTAGCGAAATAAGGAGTATCACTATAAGGAATGACAATTGAATCGGTTATTTCATCTGCTAAATTACCTAATCCAGATCCTAATATCAATCCAATGGTTGGTTTGTGTGTTGTTTTACTAGAAATGAATTCTTTAGCTTTTAAGATTTGACCAATATTATGCATATTTTTACCTCCGTAAATTTAATAATATCATATATTTAATAATATATATTATAGCATTATTTTATATTTTTAAACATTCTTTGTTTAGGTGTTTAATAATTGTTATGATTTTTTGACAAAACAAAAAAAGATATACTTGATTTTCATCGGTATATCTTTATTAGATATAAATACTAGTTATTAATATAAGATAATTTCATGTATCATAATTAAAATAAAAATGATATTTATTATAGACATAAACCAAATTAAGAACCAAAATAATGCTTTAAATTGATTTTTTTTAAAATACAATGTTAATTTAATAAATAAATACATCAGTATTGGAAATAAAATAAAGATTATAACTTGCCCACTACTATAATCAATCATAACAACTAACCTCCTAATATATTTAGGGATTTCTATAATCGTCACCCTGTATTATATCATATGTAATCCCAACTGACCACAAAATATCTATTATATACTTCGAATAATTTAATTTCAAGTGAATAAATGATAATAATTGTTAAAAAGTGGATAAACTATTTTTGCAAATCTATTGACAACGTATATTCCAATTGGGTAATATAATGATGTAGAGCATTACCAAGCAGTAATATAGGAGGTTGTTATGAACGAAGTAGAAATTTTCAAATTATTATCTGATGAAAATAGATTCAAAATATTTACACTATTATTATTTGTAGAATTGTGTATTTGTGATTTAGAAAAATTCTTAAATATGAAACAAGCAAACGTTTCAAAACATATGATGAAATTTAAAAAACTTAATATTGTTAATACACGAAAAGAAGCACAATGGGTATACTATTGTTTAAGTGAAGAATTTATTAAGAAAAATTACCATTTAATAAACTTTATTAAAGATAAAGTATTAAAAAATAAAGAGTATTGTGTATTAATTAATTCATTGAATGAAAAACAGAATTGTAAAGTATAGGAGGACAAAATGAAAAAAGTAGCATTTGTATGTATTCATAATTCATGTCGTTCACAAATGGCTGAAGGTTGGGCAAATCAATTAGGTAAAGAAGTGATAGAAGCTTATTCAGCAGGAACAGAGAATTATCCTGAGGTTAAACCATTAGCTGTTAAGGTAATGGAAGAAGCAGGAGTTAATATGTCAAATTATCATACTAAATTACTCTCTGATATTCCAAATGATATCGATATATTAATTACGATGGGGTGTGGCGTTGAATGCCCATTTGTCCCATGTAAACATAGAGAAGATTGGGGATTAATAGATCCTTCTGGAGGACCAATTGAAAGGTTTAGAGAAACTAGAGATATAATTAAAAGTAAAGTTGTTGAATTAATTGAAAGAATTAATAAGGGTGAATTATAATAATGGAAAATAGAAAACAGGGCATTGGTTTTTTTGAAAAATATTTAACCCTTTGGGTTTTATTGTGTATGATTGTAGGTGTTTTAATCGGTAGATATATCACTATAATACCTAATTTCTTAGCACAGTTTGAATATGCTCATGTCTCAATTCCAATCGCTATTTTAATTTGGTTAATGATTTATCCCATGATGATGAAAGTGGATTTTCAAAGTGTTAAAAATATTAAGAAAAGTCCAAAAGGTCTATATATAACATGGGTCACAAATTGGTTAATTAAACCCTTTACTATGTTTGGTATTTCTGCATTGTTTTTCTATGTTATCTTTAGTGGATTTATTAGTCATGATTTAGCGACAGATTATTTGTCAGGGGCAGTATTACTAGGAGCAGCGCCTTGTACAGCAATGGTCTTTGTTTGGAGTCATTTAACAAAAGGTAATCCTGCCTATACAGTTGTTCAGGTTGCTACCAATGATTTAATAATCTTGATTGCATTTGTCCCAATTGTCAAATTTTTGTTAGGAGTGACTAATGTTATAGTACCATGGGAAACGTTAATCTTATCTGTTGTATTATTTGTAGTAATCCCTCTTATAGCTGGTATTCTAACGCGAATATTAGTAATTAAAAGTAAAGGTTTAGATTATTTCCAAAATAAATTTATTCCTAAATTTAATCATGTTACTATAATTGGTTTACTATTAACATTAATCATCATTTTCTTATTTCAAGGAGATGTAATCATTAATAATCCACTACATATTGTTTTAATCGCAGTTCCGCTTATTATACAAACATTTTTAATCTTCTTTATTGCATATTTAGCAAGTAAGAAAGCGAAGTTACCTCACAATATTGCAGCACCTGCTGGCATGATCGGTGCATCTAATTTTTTTGAATTATCAGTTGCAGTAGCAATTTCAATCTTTGGAGCAACTTCACCTGTGGCACTTGCTACTACAGTAGGTGTGTTAGTAGAAGTACCTGTCATGTTAACACTTGTTAAAATCGCAAATAAAACGATACATTGGTTTCCTAAAAATTCATAAGTTAAACATTTGTAATTATATTAAAAACGTTTATTATTTATTTTATCAAAACAAAAGGCTATCTACAGTTAATATGTAGATAGCCTAATTTATTTACCATTTATTAAATACTTTTTCAGCAAATCCTAATTTCTTATCAATTGTTATTTCTGTATTATCATCAAGGATTGCTTTCCCACTAAAGTAACCAAATACTTGATTCTGTTTTGAACAAAGAAGACCTAAATTAGTAATTGCTTTTCGATTTAGAATAGGTTCAAATGTCATATTTAACCGATTATCATCAGCTGTAAATGTCCATGGACTTAAAAAATCATCTTTACCTTGTTTTTTGGGAATATTAAACACAATATTATTTAATTTATGAGCTTTACCTTTATAGAAAATCATATTTTCAGTTGCAGAACTTGTATCACCAAAGCCATATCCAATATTAAATCCAAAGGGTTCACCATTAATATTTGTTGAAAGTGATCCCCAATACCATGTGTTTTTATAAGTCCATACACCACGACCCCAATCTAATGTCCCATAAGAGTCATCCGTATTAAATGAGTATGTTTTATCTCCTATCTTAGCAATTCCTTCTGCTTTCATACAGTTTATCTTTTGATTGTAGTAGAAGTGTTTTGGTTTATCAAATGGTGTAGCAATTACCATACTTTCCTGTGGAAAATCCTTTAGAATGATATTTACATTTAGTTCTTTATCTTGATAAAACTTTTTCATTTTACAATGTAAATGTCTTTCAATACCGTTATTTTTAAAAGCTATAGATACACGTTTGTTTTTAAAACTTACATCACCAATTTCACTTGTTTTAGGTAAATTAGTTTTCCCCATAGGTAGTATAGTCATAATGGATGTAGTATTCTGCCACTTTGATTTAAAATCAAGGAGTGATGCACTTATAAGTCCCATATATCCATTATCAGCTATAGTCAATGCAACCCCAAATTGACTATTCCCTATATAATAATAATCCCATTCCTTAATCTTTAGTTTACTGACTTTAATGTCATTACGATTATAGTTAAAGACAAGACTAGTAGAATAACCAGGTAAAGTTAAGTTACCTTGATCATTTAACAACTTATTTTTTTTATTAACAAAATTTTGTATACTTATCCCTCCCTAAAAATAGTATATCATACAACTGTTCTTTAGTCATAACTTATTTTTTACTCAAGTTAGTTATAAAAATTTATTTTACTCTTTTATTAATTATTGATAAAAGACTTTTTTCAAAATTAATATCATTTTCACGATTGCGTTTCTTCGGACCAGAAACTCGTTTATTTGCTTTCCTTTCTTTGGCTGATAGATATCTTCTTAGAAGTAATGTATCAATATTATGAGTTGTATATATTAATCCATCTGGACTTATCGCATAGGCATGTTTACTTAAAGACATACAGGCAACACCATAATCTTGGGTAATAACGATATCATTTTTGTTGATATATTTAATTAATTCATAATCAACACTATCCTTTCCTTTATCAACCATGATAACTTTAGCATAAGTATCATTAAATATATGACTAGTATCGAAAAACAAAATGACATCAATATTATAAGTTTTTGCAACTTTAATGATAATTTCTTTTACAGGGCAACTATCCGCATCCACTAGTATTTTCATTTATTTACCTCTTTAATATAATATTTATATTAAATATACCATACAAAACAGATTTTTTATATATGGCCTTACGCTGAATTTTGTAGATAATTAAAAATATATTCTAATTTAATTAATAGGTAAAAGAACAATTGATTGTTTTGAAGTGCTTTG from Mycoplasmatota bacterium carries:
- a CDS encoding AAC(3) family N-acetyltransferase — encoded protein: MKALITKNTIKHDLKQLGVCPNDVLIVHSSLKNIGNVVGGPVSIILALEEIISEQGTLVMPTFTENLCLPDDENVTKEELGIIKENMPIFHKDLTPVDKVNGFLTEVFRKQDGVFRSNHPHLSFASWGKFAKEVVENHNFDYAMGEDSPLGKIYKLNGKVLLLGSPKDAVTALHLSEYSVKKLYNPGKKWQAKVLKDNREQWIEYTDVDNNSDYFPDLIDNYILKNNNYKYGKVGNADCFLFPLVSLIDFGKLWLEKNR
- the arsB gene encoding ACR3 family arsenite efflux transporter, which gives rise to MENRKQGIGFFEKYLTLWVLLCMIVGVLIGRYITIIPNFLAQFEYAHVSIPIAILIWLMIYPMMMKVDFQSVKNIKKSPKGLYITWVTNWLIKPFTMFGISALFFYVIFSGFISHDLATDYLSGAVLLGAAPCTAMVFVWSHLTKGNPAYTVVQVATNDLIILIAFVPIVKFLLGVTNVIVPWETLILSVVLFVVIPLIAGILTRILVIKSKGLDYFQNKFIPKFNHVTIIGLLLTLIIIFLFQGDVIINNPLHIVLIAVPLIIQTFLIFFIAYLASKKAKLPHNIAAPAGMIGASNFFELSVAVAISIFGATSPVALATTVGVLVEVPVMLTLVKIANKTIHWFPKNS
- a CDS encoding winged helix-turn-helix transcriptional regulator, with the protein product MNEVEIFKLLSDENRFKIFTLLLFVELCICDLEKFLNMKQANVSKHMMKFKKLNIVNTRKEAQWVYYCLSEEFIKKNYHLINFIKDKVLKNKEYCVLINSLNEKQNCKV
- a CDS encoding arsenate reductase ArsC, with amino-acid sequence MKKVAFVCIHNSCRSQMAEGWANQLGKEVIEAYSAGTENYPEVKPLAVKVMEEAGVNMSNYHTKLLSDIPNDIDILITMGCGVECPFVPCKHREDWGLIDPSGGPIERFRETRDIIKSKVVELIERINKGEL
- a CDS encoding peptidase S41, which encodes MKNSLRSLSFIVMVFLILLITGCSLIDKNNKEDTSEVNTDYNTNETNTTTDTDEETKLINKSKKLYTKDIASEYVINAKTLDTYKYKNDQAVSYVNISEFIKFMDGGIIDLNITKSDVMTISYTFDVPSEYQQIYGETYSYEMTIDAENEVISYNDFDMVSSINAPMLTQYKTELVVSDIDLIEDDPSVEIDLKLYNLDIVLFEDGYYIPLYLANLFFTGSYINVYEMSNNIYVIDDFSDFNMLFNAFRNDRTKKVSDISSHTKNYLALYFDYFYGLKDYKNIETYRTVLDDYDFEKNTFKSLHKELESFIKSQNDLHTALISTGYLDKFFRPSSTQSNKLSNYVTAYTNNQCILRKSELDYKNYGDTFVIELNQFTLDTKDLLKPAMEEAKKYDDIVIDVSCNPGGNLIGVVELLSYMTDEKIPVSYINPATGGKFIEYYETTNNVFLDKNFYVYTSPATFSAANLFTSIVKDQELAIIFGEKTSGGASAITYTVLPDGALIVNSSNLTLINKNDEVIEDGIDVDINYNNQFDWYDLIGDLNNMLPSS
- a CDS encoding LysM peptidoglycan-binding domain-containing protein, whose translation is MYNNQRYNQNQAEEYVVMSGDNLYQIAQKYNITPNDIITYNNLDSTTIYPGQVLLIPTQAPNGMQLFPYTTKKNDSFNSIAQTYGVTPEMIKSYNDFNSLLLAPNQNINIPLAKTYTIQQGDTLDTILKKFNLNLKSLIELNPQFLEAGQVINIR
- a CDS encoding purine-nucleoside phosphorylase, with product MHNIGQILKAKEFISSKTTHKPTIGLILGSGLGNLADEITDSIVIPYSDTPYFAKSAAIGHANELVIGKFKDKTVIAMKGRFHYYEGYSLDEVSFPVRVMKELGVSHLIITNSCGAVNTDFKPGDLMLISDHINLVGTNPLIGKNNDYLGPRFPDLSNVYDKDLRQLVQNIAKEEHIPIQQGVYAWWSGPTYETPAEIRMIRVLGADAVGMSTVPEAIVATHAGLKVIGISCLTNMACGILDKPLCHDEVIEVANMVKSKFTQLIQSIIRKL